DNA from Nitriliruptor alkaliphilus DSM 45188:
GGAGGAGCAGGACGTGACCGCACTCGGGCTGTCGGACATCATCTGGCTCATCGGTGAGAGCCGCGAGCGGCCGTTCCACGTGGGTGGCCTGCTGCTGTTCGACCTGCCCCAGGGGCTCGAGCCGGCGGACGTGCGCGCCGCGATGCGATCCGCCGACGCCCCGGTGCAGCACCCGTTCGATCAGCGTCTGGCCCGGCCCTACGGCCGCGCGGGCCGGTTCCGGTGGGTCGACGACGAGGTCGACCTCGAGCACCACGTGCGCCACGTGGCCCTGCCCGCCCCCGGGAGGATCCGTGAGCTGCTCGCGTACGTCTCGCAGCAGCACGGCAGCCTGCTCGACCGCCACCGCCCGTTGTGGGAGGCGGTCCTGATCGAGGGTGTCGAGGGCGACCGCATCGCCCTGTACACCAAGGTCCACCACGCGATGATCGACGGGGTCGGCGCCATGCGGCAGTTGACGCACGCGCTGAGCACCGACGCCGACGAGCGCGACATGCCACCACCGTGGTCGACCCCACCGCGGCCTCGGCGGCGACGTGACGGCCTGGACACCAGCGTGGTCCAGCAGGCCCTCGACCTGGTCGCGACGTCGGTGCGGGAGGGCCTCGGCGCCGCGACGACGGTCGCCAAGCTCGGCGCCCAGGTCGTCGCCGGTGCGTCCGGCGGGCCCGAGGTGGTCCCGTACGCCGCGCCGAGGTCGATGCTGAACGTCCGGACGACCTCTGCCCGCCGTATCGTGGCCCAGTCCTACGACATCGACCGCTTCCGCGGCATCGCGACGCGGTACGACGCCACCGTCAACGACGTGGTCCTCGCCGTCTGCGGGGGTGCGCTCCGGGCCTACCTGCAGAGCCACGATGCGCTGCCCGACGATCCGCTGGTCGCGTTCGTGCCGGTGTCCATCCGCACGTCCGACGGTGACGACGCCGCGAACGCGGTCTCGATGATGCTGGCGTCGTTGGCGACCGACGTCGGCGAACCGGTCGAGCGGCTCGAACGGGTCAAGGCGTCGATGAGCGCCGGGAAGGCGCGTCTGGCCGGGATGTCGCAGACCCAGCTGGTGGAGTACGCGGCACTGCTGCTGGCGCCGATGGCCACCAGTCAGGTGCTGCGGGTCGGCGTCGGCCAACGTCCCCTGTTCAACGTCGTCATCTCCAACGTCCCCGGTCCGCGTGAGCCGCTCTACTGGAACGGTGCCCAGTTGACCGGCATGTACCCACTGTCGGCCATCGCCGACGGGTACGCGCTGAACATCACCCTGGTCAGCTACGCGGGCAGCCTCGAGTTCGGCATCACCGCCGACCGGACCGCCCTCCCCCGTGTGCAGCGCCTCATCGACCACATCGAGGACGCCGTCGCCGAGCTCGAAGCCACCTGAGTCCCGCAGCTGCTGGATACAGGATCGTCGGCATCCGTCGCCGGCGGTCCCGCCGGTCCGCCCGTCGCCGGGCGTGTTCCACTGGCCGTCGGGGTCGCTCGGTGACGTGAGAAGACGACGGTGACGGCAGACGGCGGTCCAACGCCGTTCTGGCGTCACCGTCGAAGGCTGGCGTCACCAGACGAGGGTGGCGCGAACCGCCGTGATGCTGTGGGGTCCGGGGGCGCCATCCCACGCATTGCACCGTCGGTGGTCAGCGGTAGCGCTCGTGGATCCGGTCGAGCAGCGGGCCAGCGGCCACGTGCAGGGGCCGGATCGTCAGCTCGGCGCCCGCGGCGCGCAGGAGGGCCTCGTCGTCGGGGTTGTCGGCGCTGACCGCGATGCGGCCCTCGTAGCCGTGGTGTTGGAAGGCGTGCAGCACCTGCAGGTTGGCGTCGACGGAGCGGAGCGTGCTGATCACCCACCTGGTGTGCTCGAGGGGGAGTCGTTCGGGCAGCCCCGGGTCCTCGGCGTCGCCGTAGACCACCGGCACGTCCCAGCCGGCCGACTGCACGCTGCGGGGATCGAAATCGACACCGAGGACCGCATCGCCCCCGTCGCGCAGCTCTTCGAGGACGGTACGTCCGAACCGGCCGAGCCCGATCACCACGAACTCCGGCTCCGGGCGGTCCTCGGCGACGTCGATGTTGGCCGTTGGCTGCGCGCGCTCGAAGATGCGCAGTGCTGGCTCGATCCGGCGGTAGATGGCGTCGGAACCGTAGATGAGGTAGGTGGAACCCGAGATCGTGATCAGCCCGACCGCGGTCACGAGGCCCACGACGTCGTCACCGACGTGACCGAGGCCGGCACCGAGCGCGATCAGGATCAGCGAGAACTCGCTGATCTGAGCCACCGTCAGGCCGGCCTTGAACGACACCTGCTTGCGGTAGCCGAGCGCACCCATGATGACCATCACGATGATGGGGTTGCCGATCAGCACGAACAGCGAGAACAGCACCGCCGGTCCGAGCTGGTCGAGCGCGGCGGACAGCTCGAAGCGCGTGCCGAGGTCGATGAAGAAGAAGACCAGGAGGAAGTCGCGCAGCGTCGTGAGTCGCCCGCTGATCGCCTCGCGGTAGTGGGAGGAAGCCAGCGACATGCCGGCCAGGAACGCGCCGACCTCCTCGCTGAAGCCGAGCAGCACCGCGCCGGCGGCGATGGCGACCGCGTACGACACCGCGAAGAGGATCAACAGTTCCGACTGCCGCGCGAGCAGGTGGACCGTGCGCGGCAGGACGTACCGCGCGAGCACGACCACGGCGATCACGAGGACGGCGCCGCGCAGGACGACGCCGACGAACTCCCCGGTCAGGTCACCGTTGCCGTCACCGACCGCCGTGATCGCGATCATGGCGAGCACGACACCGATGTCCTGCACGATCAGGAAACCGAGGGCGATCCGCCCGTGCAGGTCGTCGAGCTCACGCTTGTCGGTGAGGAGCTTGACGATGATGATCGTCGACGAGAACGTCAGCGCGACGGCGATGTAGACGGCGGGCACGGTGCTGAAGCCGAGCCACAGGGCGATCAGGAACCCGAAGGCGGACGTGAAGACGATCTGACCGACGCCGGTGAGCAACGCGACCGGGCCGAGCTTGCGGACCAGTCGCACGTCGAGCTTGAGCCCGACCACGAACAGCAGCAGCGAGATGCCGATGTCCGCCAGCAGCTCGATCTCGGTGGACCCCTCGACGAGTCCGAGCGCCTGCGGACCGACGGCGATGCCTGCCGCGATCAGGCCGACGATCAGGGGTTGACGGAGCAAGGTGGCGAGCACGCCGGCGACCACGCACACCGCGAGCACGGCCGCGACCTGCTCGAACACGCTCTCCACGGACGCTCCCGCCTCGACCGGTGCTGAGGGGAGGACGCTACCCCGCGCAGCGGTCGGCGAGGACGTCGCCGTCCACGACGACCGAGTCGAGCACGGCGTCGGCGTCGACCCCGAGGGCGGCCGCCGGCGCGTTGAGTTCGATGAGGACCAGCGCGTCACCTCGCTGGCCGTAGAGGGCCTCGGTGACGAAGTCGGGGTCCTCGCCCTCCCGGCCCGAGCCGAGGTCGAGGGTGACACGCCGGACGCGGTCGAGGCCGGGGATCTCCGGCGCCGTCGTCCGTTCGCGCGCCCCGGTCACCACCAGCTCGCCGCGCGGCTGACCCACGGCGCCCACCAGCGCGTCGAGTCCCGCTGGGTCGCAGCCGACGACCACCTGCACGAGGCGCAGGCGCCGGGTCGGATCGACGAAGCGGGTGCTGGCGAGGAGGGGTGGCTGGGCGGGCTCGTCGATGCGCTCCCACCCTTCGGGGGTGGCCAGTGCCACGTCGCCGACGGTGACGCGACCTGTCTCGTCGCGGGGCTCGTCGTCGCCGCAGCCCGCAGCGAGCACCAGGAGGAGGGCGAGCGGGGCGAGACGGGTGCGCACGGACGTGACCTCCTGGTGGTGGACCGACGCGGAGGGCCCCGCACGTGGCGGGGCCCTCCGGCAGCGGCACTACGCGCTGCGCATCAGCTGGTGAGCAGCGGCGCGATGACGAGGCTGACGATCGCCATCACGTTGATGAGGATGTTCATCGACGGGCCGGAGGTGTCCTTGAGCGGGTCACCGACCGTGTCACCGACGACGTTGGCGGCGTGGGTGTCGGAGCCCTTGCCGCCGTGGTGGCCCTGCTCGACGTACTTCTTGGCGTTGTCCCACGCGCCCCCGGCGTTGGCCATCGTCAGCGCGAGCAGCACACCGGCGATGAGCGCGCCACCGAGCATCCCGCCGAGCGCCGCGGCGCCGAACCCGAAGCCGATGGCGACGGGGGAGATGACCGCGATGGCGGCCGGCAGGATCATCTTCTTGGTCGCGGCCTTGGTGGCGATGTCGACGCAGCGGACGGTGTCCGGCACGGCCTTGCCCTCGAGCAGGCCGGGGATGTCGCGGAACTGGCGGCGGATCTCCTCGATCATCTCGAAGGCTGCGTCACCGACGGCGGTCATGGTGATGGACGCCACCAGGAACGGCAGCGCACCACCGAGGAACATGCCGATCAGGACCTGCGGGTCGGAGAGCGCCAGAGCGAAACCGTCGATGCGGTCGTCGACGACGGCGATGTAGGCGTTGATCAGGGTGAGGGCGGCCAGCGCCGCGGCGCCGATCGCGAAGCCCTTGCCGATCGCCGCGGTGGTGTTGCCCACCTCGTCGAGCGAGTCGGTGATGTGACGCGTCTCCTTGCCGAGCCCGGCCATCTCGGCGATACCTCCGGCGTTGTCGGCGACGGGGCCGTACGCGTCGATCGCCATGGTCATGGCGACGGTGGCGAGCATGGACACCGCGGCGATACCGACGCCGTAGAGCCCGGAGGCCGCGTTGGCGATGAAGATCATCCCGGAGATGGTGATGATCGGGATGACCACCGACTGCATACCGATCGACAGCCCCGAGATGATGACGGTCGCTGGGCCGGTCTCGCCGGACTTGGCGATGTCGCGGATGGGCTTCCCGGCGGTGTAGTACTCGGTCGAGAGGCCGATGATGACACCGCCGACGGAGCCGACGACGGTCGCCCACCAGGTGCCGACACCGACGTCCATCGCGGCCATCAGGACGAACGCGAGCGCGACGAAGCCGCCGGCCGCCGCGAAGGTGCCGAGGCGCAGCGCGAGGGCCGGCGACTTGCCAGAGGCGGCCTTCACGACGCCGATCGCGGCGATGGAGCAGAACAGACCGAGCGCGCTCAGCATCAGCGGCAGGGACATCAGGCTGAGACCGGGAACGAGCGAGCCACCGATGTCGACGGCGTCGGTGCCGGCGTCGACGACCATGACGCTGGCGAGCGCGATGGTCGCGATGGTGGCGCCGTTGGTGGACTCGAAGATGTCGGAGCCCATGCCGGCCACGTCACCGACGTTGTCGCCGACGTTGTCGGCGATGACGCCGGGGTTGCGCGGGTCGTCCTCGGGGATGCCGGCCTCGACCTTGCCGACCAGGTCAGCGCCGACGTCGGCGGACTTGGTGAAGATGCCGCCACCGACGCGGTAGAAGAGCGCGACGACACCGGCGCCCATGGCGAAGCCGTGGATGTGTTCAGCGGTCTCGGGGTCGGTGCCGAAGACCAGGTAGAGCGTGCCGAGCCCGACGAGGCCGAGCGACGCGAGCACGAGGCCCATGACCGAGCCGCCGTAGAAGGCGACGGTCAGGGCGCTGTTCATCCCCTTGTCGCGGGCCGCGGTGGTGGTGCGCACGTTCGCGTGGGTCGCGGCCATCATCCCGAGGTAGCCGGCGGCTGCGGAGGCGACGGCACCGACCAGGAACGAGGTCGCGGTGACCAGTCCGAGCGGGGAGAGTCCGAGCACGACCGCGAGCAGCGCGACCGCGATGGCGATCAGCTGCAGCTCGCGCCGCATGAAGGTCTTGGCCCCGGCACGGATCATCTCCGCGATCTGGCTCGGGGCTCCCTCCATGGCGGGGTAGCGCATCATCGCGCGGTACATGACCACGGCGGCGACGAGCCCGATCACCCCCGCGATGGGTGGGATGTAGGTGATGGCGTCCACGGATCCTCCAGAGAGATGACGAGCAGGGGGATGAGATCGACGGGCAGGGGGAAGCAGGAGCCCGGCAGGCGGCGACCCGGTAGGCCGCAGGCAGGCGGAAACCGACGCGAGGGCGCCGTTCGGGGGCGGACGGTAGCCGGGGCGCGCGAACCGTGTCCAAGCGGCCACGGAGAGCGGGAGCGACGGTGAGCGAACAGCGCCCGCCGCAGCGCTTCGAACGGGGTCCCCGTAGGGGACCCCGCGAGGAACCCGCCGGAGGGGCGGCCGACCCGGAGAGTTGACACGGCTCCGTCGTGTGTCCACCTTCCGCCCACATCGGCGCCCTCTCGGGCGTCGCTTCCGACCTGCCCGGATCCGCCGGTCCGTGCGAAGGAGCGTGGCCCCCGTGGCCGAGAACCTCGTCATCGTGGAGTCGCCTGCGAAGGCCAAGACCATCGAGCGGTACCTCGGGGACCGCTTCAAGGTGCTGGCCTCGTACGGGCACGTCCGCGACCTGCCGCGCTCGGACTTCGCGATCGAGACCGACGGCGACGCCGGGTGCAGCCTCGTCTACGAGGTGCCGGAGAAGTCGAAGAAGCACGTGGCGGCCCTCAAGAAGGCCGCCAAGGAGGCGACCACCGTCTGGCTCGCCCCCGACCTCGACCGCGAGGGTGAGGCCATCGCCTGGCATGTCGCCGAGATCCTGAAGCTGGACCTCGAGCAGACCAACCGGGTCACCTTCGACGAGATCACCGAGCCGGCGATCCGCGCCGCCTTCGAGGCGCCTCGCAAGCTCAACACGGCCCTGGTCGACGCCCAGCAGGCGCGCCGGGCCGTCGACCGCATCGTCGGGTACCGGCTGTCGCCGGTGCTGTGGCGCACCGTGGCCTCGGGCATCTCTGCCGGTCGTGTCCAGTCCGTGGCGCTGCGCCTGATCGTCGACCGTGAGGACGAGATCCGCGTGTTCGTCCCCGAGTCCTACTGGAGCTTCGACGCCCTCTTCGCCCGTCAGCAGGGCGCAACGCCCGATGTCGACGCCCGGCTCTACAGCGTGGACGGCAAGCGCATCGCCTCGCCGAAAGACCTCGAGGACAAGTCCGAGGCGGCGCAGGCCAAGCTGCACGTGGTGCGTTCCGAGCCGGAGGCCGAGCGGCTCGCCGAGCGTGCCCGCGGGCTCGACTACCGCATCGCCGAGGTGCGCCGGACCGAGGCCAAGCGCAACCCGAAGCCGCCGTTCAAGACCTCCACGCTCCAGGGCGAGGCGTCCAAGCTCGGGTTCTCGGCCCGCCAGACGATGGCCGTGGCCCAGCAACTGTACGAGGGCATCAACCTCGGCGGCGAGCAGGTCGGGCTCATCACCTACATGCGTACCGACTCGCTCAACCTGTCGGGGACCGCGCTCGGCGAGATCCGCGGGCTGGTCCAGGAGCGGTACGGGGCGCGCTACACCCTCGACAAGCCGCGCGTCTTCGCCGGGACGACCAAGGGCGCACAGGAGGCCCACGAGGCCATCCGCCCGACATCGGTCGCCCGCACCCCGGAGCGTGTGCGCCGCCACCTGTCGACCGAGCAGGCGCGGCTGTACGAGCTGATCTGGAAGCGCACCATGGCGACCCAGATGGCGCCGGCGATCTTCGACCGCATCTCCGCCGACGTGACCGGGACGGATGTCGAGCGCAGCGACAGCGAGCACGCAGACCGGTCCGACGGGGAGGTGACCTTCCGCGTCACGGGGCAGGTCGAGAAGTTCGACGGGTTCCTCGCCGCCTACCGCGCCATCCGCGACGAGGACGAGGTCGAGGACGAGGTCACCGACCGGCTGCCGCAGCTCGACGAGGGCGCCCCGCTGCACCTCGCCGAGCTGACCCCGGAAGGTCACGAGACCTCGCCGCCGCCGCGGTTCTCCGAGCGCACCCTCGTCGAGGCGCTCGAGGAGGAAGGCATCGGCCGTCCGTCGACCTACGCGTCGATCATCGGCACCCTCGAACAGCGCCAGTACGTGACCAAGGAGTCGCGCCGCTTCTTCCCGACCGACCTCGGCGAGGTCGTCGTCAGCTTCCTCAAGGCCCACTTCGGCGAGGTGGTGGACGTCCAGTTCACCGCCCGCATGGAGGAGACCCTCGACGAGATCGCGCTCGGCCGTGACCCGTGGTGCCGGACCGTCACAGGCTTCCTCGACGAGGTCGACACCTGGGTCAAGGAACGCAAGCCCGAACGCCCGCGCCTGCCGTTGCTGCGACCCGCCGACTGCCACGCCTGCGGCGCACCGATGGAGCGGGTGTTCTCGGGCAAGTCCAAGCAGTGGTTCGCCTCGTGCAGCCGTTGGCCGGACTGCGAGGGCACCGCACCGCTCGAGGCCGACGGGACCGTCGGTGAACCCGAGCCGGAGCCCGAGCCGGACGAGGACGTCCGCTGCCAGATCTGCGACAAGCCGATGCTGCTGCGCACCGGGCGGTTCGGGAGGTTCTTCGGCTGCATCGACTACCCGAAGTGCAAGGGCATCAGGAACCTCCAGGAGCGCCTGGTGCACCGCGAGACACCGGGTGGTCCGATCGTGCCGTTCCGTTCGCCCACCGACCCCGAGAACAGCTACCTCGAGCGGCGCACCTCGCGCTACGGCAAGCCGTTCGTCGGATCGACCGGGTACCCCGAGGACCAGTTCGCGGTGTGGTCGCTGCCGATCGCGACACCCTGCCCGGCGTGTGGTGCGCCGCTGCGGCCACCGCCGAAGAACCGCAAGGTGCCGACCGCGATCTGCACGCACCCGAAGGTCAACCACGTCTACGAGGCCGACGACTTCGACCTGCCACCGGTCGCGACCATGACCGTGGTCGGCGGGGTGCCGAAGTACGACCCCGAGCTCGGCGGCGAGGCGATCGAGGTCGAGGAGGTGCCCGACCCGGTGCACCTGACCTTCGTCACCGAGCAGGACCCGCCGGCCAAGAAGGCGACCAAGAAGCGCACGAAGAAGGCCACCGCCAAGAAGGCGACCAAGAGGGTGGCGAAGAAGGCCACCGCGAAGAAGGCCACCGCGAAGAAGGCGACCAAGCGCTCGTCGTGAGCCCCGAGGGAGGGGGTCGCTGCAGCGGAGCCACCCGGCCCGAGCGGTAGGCTCGTTCGATGGACGCGAACGGGCCGAGCGACCCTCCGGGGGGTGGCACCACGATGCTCCGGGGGGTCACCCCCCGGACCTACCTCGACCTGCTCCGGGTGCGGGGCTTCCGGCTGCTGACCCTGTCCACGCTGACCTCGACGGTCGGCGACTGGATGGGCTTCTTCGCCATCATCACCCTGACGGCGACGATCCTGCAGGACCGCGGCAACACCGCGCTCTTCGCCGTGTCCGGGGTGATGGTCGCGCGTGTGCTCCCCGCGCTGCTGCTCGGCGCGGTCGCGGGGGTCCTCGTGGACCGGTGGGACCGCAAACGCGTGATGATCGCCACCGACATCGGGCGTGCCGCCGTGATGGCGATGATCCCGTTCACCGACGAGATCCTCACCCTCGTGCTCGCCACGCTCGTCATCGAGGTGATGTCGTCGCTGTTCGCGCCGGCGAAGGACGCGGTCTTCCCGACGCTGGTGCAGCGGCGCCAGCTGGTGCTCGCCAACCAGGTCAACCTGCTGTCGACCTACGGCACGTTGCCGATCGGTGCGCTCTCGAACGCCGCCCTCGTCGCGGTGGCGGTGATGGTGGCGCCGGCGGGCAGCTTCCTCGCCGAGCGTCCCATCGCCCTCCCGCTGTGGGTGAACGCGGCCTCCTACGTGGTCTCGGCCCTGTTCCTGATCCCGCTCAAGGTGTCGGCCTCGGCTCGTCGCGGGACGGCGCAGCGCTCGGCCTACGAGGACGAGCGGCCGCCGAGCCCGTGGCAGCAGTTGCTCGAGGGGTTCCGCTTCATCACCGGACAGCCGGTGATCCGCGCGCTGATCGTCGGGGTGATGGTCGCGGCCGCGGCGGCCGGCGTGGTCATCTCCGTCGGGGAGTTCTTCGCCCGCATCCTCAACGGTGGGCAGGCGGGCTTCGGTGTCCTCGTGGGGCTCGTCGGGGTCGGGCTCGTGGTCGGGCTCGCGCTCTCGGCGCCCCTCAGCAGCCGGCTCCAGCCCGAGCGGCTGTTCGCGCCGGGCATCGGCATCGCCGGCGGGGCGCTGATGGTCATCGCCCTGATGCCATCGCTCGCCTGGGTCGCGGCGCCGGCCCTGGTCATGGGCGCCGGCGCCGGCCTGGCGTTCATCATCGGCTACACGGTCCTGCAGTCGCGCTCGTCCGACGCGATCCGCGGTCGGACCTTCGCCGCGTTCAACTCCGGGGTGCGCGTCGCGCTGTTCAGCGCCACGGTCGCCGTCCCGTTCCTGGTCGGGCTGATCGGTCGTGAACCCCGCCGTCGGATGCCGACCCCGGACGGGACGCTCGAGTTCGCCTACCCGTACGCGATCGGCGGCATCCGGACCTCCCTGCTGCTGGCCGGCCTGCTGTGCCTGGTGGGATCGGTCCTCACCGGGCGGGCGTTGCACCGCGGGCTGACCGCCGAGCCCGATGCGTTGTCGCTCGGTGGCGAGGCCGCAGCCCTGGTCCGCCACGGGGTCTTCGTCGCGTTCGAGGGCGGCGACGGCGCGGGCAAGTCGACCCAGATCCGCCTGCTGCGCTCGGCGGTGGAGCGCGCCGGGTGGGACGCGGTCGTCACCCGTGAACCGGGTGGCACGCCGCTCGGCGAGGCGATCCGCGAGGTCCTGCTGTCGCCGACGTCGGACGCGATGGGGGACCGCACCGAAGCGCTCCTGTACGCCGCCGCCCGGGCGCAGCACGTGGACGAGGTGATCCGCCCCGCCCTGGAGAAGGGCGCGGTGGTGCTGTGCGACCGGTACGTCGACTCCTCGATCGTCTACCAGGGTCACGGGCGCCAGCTCGGTCAACGGGCCGTCGCGGACCTCAACGCGTGGGCCACCGGTGATCTGCGGCCGGACCTGGTGGTGCTGCTCGACGTGGATCCGGCCGAGGGCCTCAGGCGCGCGACCCAGCACGGTGGCGGCCCCGACCGGCTGGAGGCCGCAGGCCTCGAGTTCCACCGCGCCGTCGCGACCGCGTACCGGCGTCTCGCCGAGGCCGACCCGGACCGCTACCTGGTCCTCGACGCGCAGCGGCCCGTCGAGCAGCTGCACCGCGTCGTCCGCGAGGCGGTGCTGGCGCGACTGGCCGAACGTGACGAGGCAGCCGACGGGGGGACCCGGCCGCCGCCGACCGATCCGCCCCAGGATCCCGCCGCCTCGGCCGCCCTGGCCCGCGAGCTGGTCGACCCGCCGAACGAGGACGAGGACCGCCCGTGAGCGCGACCTGGGACGAGGTACT
Protein-coding regions in this window:
- a CDS encoding WS/DGAT/MGAT family O-acyltransferase codes for the protein MTALGLSDIIWLIGESRERPFHVGGLLLFDLPQGLEPADVRAAMRSADAPVQHPFDQRLARPYGRAGRFRWVDDEVDLEHHVRHVALPAPGRIRELLAYVSQQHGSLLDRHRPLWEAVLIEGVEGDRIALYTKVHHAMIDGVGAMRQLTHALSTDADERDMPPPWSTPPRPRRRRDGLDTSVVQQALDLVATSVREGLGAATTVAKLGAQVVAGASGGPEVVPYAAPRSMLNVRTTSARRIVAQSYDIDRFRGIATRYDATVNDVVLAVCGGALRAYLQSHDALPDDPLVAFVPVSIRTSDGDDAANAVSMMLASLATDVGEPVERLERVKASMSAGKARLAGMSQTQLVEYAALLLAPMATSQVLRVGVGQRPLFNVVISNVPGPREPLYWNGAQLTGMYPLSAIADGYALNITLVSYAGSLEFGITADRTALPRVQRLIDHIEDAVAELEAT
- a CDS encoding cation:proton antiporter — translated: MESVFEQVAAVLAVCVVAGVLATLLRQPLIVGLIAAGIAVGPQALGLVEGSTEIELLADIGISLLLFVVGLKLDVRLVRKLGPVALLTGVGQIVFTSAFGFLIALWLGFSTVPAVYIAVALTFSSTIIIVKLLTDKRELDDLHGRIALGFLIVQDIGVVLAMIAITAVGDGNGDLTGEFVGVVLRGAVLVIAVVVLARYVLPRTVHLLARQSELLILFAVSYAVAIAAGAVLLGFSEEVGAFLAGMSLASSHYREAISGRLTTLRDFLLVFFFIDLGTRFELSAALDQLGPAVLFSLFVLIGNPIIVMVIMGALGYRKQVSFKAGLTVAQISEFSLILIALGAGLGHVGDDVVGLVTAVGLITISGSTYLIYGSDAIYRRIEPALRIFERAQPTANIDVAEDRPEPEFVVIGLGRFGRTVLEELRDGGDAVLGVDFDPRSVQSAGWDVPVVYGDAEDPGLPERLPLEHTRWVISTLRSVDANLQVLHAFQHHGYEGRIAVSADNPDDEALLRAAGAELTIRPLHVAAGPLLDRIHERYR
- a CDS encoding sodium-translocating pyrophosphatase — its product is MDAITYIPPIAGVIGLVAAVVMYRAMMRYPAMEGAPSQIAEMIRAGAKTFMRRELQLIAIAVALLAVVLGLSPLGLVTATSFLVGAVASAAAGYLGMMAATHANVRTTTAARDKGMNSALTVAFYGGSVMGLVLASLGLVGLGTLYLVFGTDPETAEHIHGFAMGAGVVALFYRVGGGIFTKSADVGADLVGKVEAGIPEDDPRNPGVIADNVGDNVGDVAGMGSDIFESTNGATIATIALASVMVVDAGTDAVDIGGSLVPGLSLMSLPLMLSALGLFCSIAAIGVVKAASGKSPALALRLGTFAAAGGFVALAFVLMAAMDVGVGTWWATVVGSVGGVIIGLSTEYYTAGKPIRDIAKSGETGPATVIISGLSIGMQSVVIPIITISGMIFIANAASGLYGVGIAAVSMLATVAMTMAIDAYGPVADNAGGIAEMAGLGKETRHITDSLDEVGNTTAAIGKGFAIGAAALAALTLINAYIAVVDDRIDGFALALSDPQVLIGMFLGGALPFLVASITMTAVGDAAFEMIEEIRRQFRDIPGLLEGKAVPDTVRCVDIATKAATKKMILPAAIAVISPVAIGFGFGAAALGGMLGGALIAGVLLALTMANAGGAWDNAKKYVEQGHHGGKGSDTHAANVVGDTVGDPLKDTSGPSMNILINVMAIVSLVIAPLLTS
- the topA gene encoding type I DNA topoisomerase; the encoded protein is MAENLVIVESPAKAKTIERYLGDRFKVLASYGHVRDLPRSDFAIETDGDAGCSLVYEVPEKSKKHVAALKKAAKEATTVWLAPDLDREGEAIAWHVAEILKLDLEQTNRVTFDEITEPAIRAAFEAPRKLNTALVDAQQARRAVDRIVGYRLSPVLWRTVASGISAGRVQSVALRLIVDREDEIRVFVPESYWSFDALFARQQGATPDVDARLYSVDGKRIASPKDLEDKSEAAQAKLHVVRSEPEAERLAERARGLDYRIAEVRRTEAKRNPKPPFKTSTLQGEASKLGFSARQTMAVAQQLYEGINLGGEQVGLITYMRTDSLNLSGTALGEIRGLVQERYGARYTLDKPRVFAGTTKGAQEAHEAIRPTSVARTPERVRRHLSTEQARLYELIWKRTMATQMAPAIFDRISADVTGTDVERSDSEHADRSDGEVTFRVTGQVEKFDGFLAAYRAIRDEDEVEDEVTDRLPQLDEGAPLHLAELTPEGHETSPPPRFSERTLVEALEEEGIGRPSTYASIIGTLEQRQYVTKESRRFFPTDLGEVVVSFLKAHFGEVVDVQFTARMEETLDEIALGRDPWCRTVTGFLDEVDTWVKERKPERPRLPLLRPADCHACGAPMERVFSGKSKQWFASCSRWPDCEGTAPLEADGTVGEPEPEPEPDEDVRCQICDKPMLLRTGRFGRFFGCIDYPKCKGIRNLQERLVHRETPGGPIVPFRSPTDPENSYLERRTSRYGKPFVGSTGYPEDQFAVWSLPIATPCPACGAPLRPPPKNRKVPTAICTHPKVNHVYEADDFDLPPVATMTVVGGVPKYDPELGGEAIEVEEVPDPVHLTFVTEQDPPAKKATKKRTKKATAKKATKRVAKKATAKKATAKKATKRSS
- the tmk gene encoding dTMP kinase, whose amino-acid sequence is MDANGPSDPPGGGTTMLRGVTPRTYLDLLRVRGFRLLTLSTLTSTVGDWMGFFAIITLTATILQDRGNTALFAVSGVMVARVLPALLLGAVAGVLVDRWDRKRVMIATDIGRAAVMAMIPFTDEILTLVLATLVIEVMSSLFAPAKDAVFPTLVQRRQLVLANQVNLLSTYGTLPIGALSNAALVAVAVMVAPAGSFLAERPIALPLWVNAASYVVSALFLIPLKVSASARRGTAQRSAYEDERPPSPWQQLLEGFRFITGQPVIRALIVGVMVAAAAAGVVISVGEFFARILNGGQAGFGVLVGLVGVGLVVGLALSAPLSSRLQPERLFAPGIGIAGGALMVIALMPSLAWVAAPALVMGAGAGLAFIIGYTVLQSRSSDAIRGRTFAAFNSGVRVALFSATVAVPFLVGLIGREPRRRMPTPDGTLEFAYPYAIGGIRTSLLLAGLLCLVGSVLTGRALHRGLTAEPDALSLGGEAAALVRHGVFVAFEGGDGAGKSTQIRLLRSAVERAGWDAVVTREPGGTPLGEAIREVLLSPTSDAMGDRTEALLYAAARAQHVDEVIRPALEKGAVVLCDRYVDSSIVYQGHGRQLGQRAVADLNAWATGDLRPDLVVLLDVDPAEGLRRATQHGGGPDRLEAAGLEFHRAVATAYRRLAEADPDRYLVLDAQRPVEQLHRVVREAVLARLAERDEAADGGTRPPPTDPPQDPAASAALARELVDPPNEDEDRP